The Acidobacteriota bacterium DNA segment CGACGCCCGGCCAGCGCGGCCGCGGCGAGATCCGCGCCAAGCAGGCGTGCCTGCTGGCGGGAAGCGAGGTGGCGGCCGAGGTGTTTCGCCAGCGGGATGCGAAGGCCGTCATGCGCTGGCGTCGGCGGGACGGCGAGTCGTGCGCCGCCGGCGAGGTGATCGCCACCGTCGAGGGACTCGCCGCGGCGTTGCTGAGCGCCGAGCGGACCGCCCTGAACTTCCTGCAGCGCCTGTCCGGGATTGCCACCGTCGCGCGGCGCTACGTTGCGGCGGCGGACGGCCGGACCACGATTCTCGATACCCGCAAGACGACCCCGACGCTGCGCGCACTCGAGAAGTACGCCGTGCGAGCCGGCGGCGCGACCAATCACCGGTACGGGCTCGGCGACGGCCTCCTGATCAAGGACAACCACGTGCGGCTCGCCGGGTCCGTCAGCGAGGCGGTGCGTCGTGCGCGGGCCGTCGCACGCGGGATGCCGGTCGAGGTCGAGACGCAGAGTCTGGCGGAGGTCGACGAGGCGCTCGACGCGGGGGCCGACGTCGTGCTCATCGACAACCTGTCGGACGCGCGGACCGGCGAGGCGATCGCGCGCTGCCGGGGGCGCGCCCGCACGGAGGTCTCCGGCGGGGTGACTCTCGGGCGGCTGCCCGCGCTGGCTGCCCTGGCCCCCACCTACGTGTCGGTCGGGGCGTTGACGCATTCGGCGCCCGCGGTCGACATCAGCTTCGAGATGGCGCCGGGGTCATGAACGGGAAGCCTGCCGCGTTGCCGCCGGACCTCGCCGCGGCGCTGGCCGCCCGACCGGAGCTCGGTGCGGCTGCCGTACGGTATTTTCCGGAGCTGGCGTCGACCAACGACACCGCGGCGGCCCTGGCCGCGGCCGGCGCCGCGGACGGGACCGTGGTGCTGGCCGACCGCCAGACCGCCGGCCGCGGCCGGCGCGGCCGGGCCTGGGACTCCCCCTCGGCGGCCGGGCTGTACCTGTCGGTCGTCCTGCGGGGACGCCAGTCGCCGGTGATCACGCTGCTGGCGGGCGTAGCGGTGGCCGAGGCGGTACAGGGGACAGCCGGCGTAGCCGTCGATCTGAAGTGGCCGAACGATGTCGTGGCGCCGCCGGCGGGCGGACGGTCGGCGTCCTTGGGACCGAAGGTCGCCGGTATCCTGACCGAGGTGGTGCCGGCCGAAAGCGAACGGGACGATGCCACGGTGATCGGGATCGGCGTCAACGTGCGGACCCGCGCCTTTCCCGCGGCGCTGGCCGGCCGTGCGGCGGCGCTCGAGTCGCTGGCGGGGCGGCGCGTGGCCGGTTTCGCGTTGTGCGCCGACCTGCTGGTGCGATTGGCCCGTTGGCGCCGGCGGCTGGCGGCGGAGGGAGACGCGTTCGTCGTCGCGCGCTGGCGGGCGCTGGCGCCGAGCAGCCGGGGTGCGCCGGTGTCGTGGGACGCGGGTGGAACCTGCCGGCGCGGGGTGACCGCCGGCGTCGACGACGGCGGGGCGCTGCTGGTGTCGTGCGGCGGGCGCACCGAGCGCATAGTGGGCGGAGAGGTGCGATGGGAGTGACGAGGGGCCGGATGGCCGAGGTCGGATCGGATGCTGCTCGCGATTGACGTCGGCAACACCAACGTCGTTCTCGGGCTCTTCGCCGGAGCGGCCCTGGAGCGCCGCTGGCGGCTCGCTACCTTGCCCGATCGCACCGCGGACGAGCTCTGGGTGCTGGTCAGCCGGCTGCTCGCCGAGCACGAGGTCGATCCCGCCCGGATCGACGGCGTCGTGATGTCCTCCGTCGTGCCGGCCCTGACGCGGGCCGTCTCGGACATGATCGGGCGCGGACTCGGACAGGACGTGCTGCGGGTCGACGCCGGCAACGCGGGTCTGCCGGTCGGCTACGAGAACCCGGCGGAGGTGGGCGCCGACCGCCTCGTCAACGGGGTCGCGGCGGTGCGGATGTACGGGGACGCGGCGCGTCCGATCGTGGTCGTCGACTTCGGGACGGCGACCACGTTCGACGTGATCTCGGCCGGCGGCGAGTACCGCGGCGGCGTGATCTGCCCGGGCATCGAGATCTCGGCCGACGCGCTCTATCACCGGGCCGCGCAGTTGCCGCGGGTAGAGGTCCGGAAGCCGGCCGCGGTGATCGGGCGCAGCACCGTCGCTTCGATGCAGTCCGGGCTCTTCTATGGCTACGTGGCGATGGTCGAAGGCATCGTGCAGCGGCTCCGCGACGAGATCGAGGGCGGCGACGGGTTGTTGTGCATCGGCACGGGCGGGCTGGCCGGCGACATAGCGGCCGAGACGTCGCTGATCGACCACGTGGAGCCGGACCTCACGCTGGCCGGCCTGCGCTTCGTCTGGGAGCGTATCCGGGAGGGCGGCGTTGGTTGAGCGACGGCGATTCGGACGCCGGACGTCCGGTCCGTGATGCGGGGCAGTCGAGTGGACCCGGGCGAGCTGTGCCGGGCGGTCGAGTCGTATCTCTGCCGCAAGAACGACGGTCATCTCATTCGAATCATCGGACCCGCCTTCGAGCTGGTGTGCGGCTGGGCGGCGGCGGGCATCCCGTTGCGCGTCGTCGAGCGCGCCATCGACCGCCGCCACGTGCGATATCACGCCAGGGGGCCGAAGCGGCATCCACTGCGCATCGAGTACTGCGAGGCCGACGTGCTCGACCTGTTCGACGAGTGGAAGCGCGCGGTGGGCCTGAGCACGGCGGCGGGCGCGCGGAACGAGCCTCCGGGCGCGCCGCGGGTCGACGCGGCCGGTACGGAAGGGGGGGCGGGCGGAGCGCGGAGACGCTCCCTCGCCGCGCATCTCGACGATCTCGACGCGCGTCTGTCCGCCTGGGATGCGCCGCCGGGCGCGCCGGCCCTCGATAGTCTCTTGAAGGATGCTCGAGCGGCCGTCGACGCCGCGCGTTCCGGCGGCAGGACGCTGCGGGGCGAGGCGCGCCGGCGGACGCTCGATCGGCTGGCCGAGCTGGACCGGCGCCTGCCGGCTGCCGCGCGCGCCGACGCCGGCGAGGACGTGCTGCGCGAGCTCCGGGAGGAGGCGCAACGTTCCCTGGAGGCGTTTCGGAGCCGGATGGCCGCCGCAGCGTTCGCGAGCGCGCTCGACGCCGCCACCGACCGGCTGCTCGCCGAGCGCTTCAAGCTGCCGCGCCTGGCGTTCGACTGAGCGCCCCGTCGGGCGGGCGGCCTCCGGGGAAGGGGAGCTACATCCGCGGCGGGACCTCGCAGCCCATCAACGCGAGCGCCCGCGTCAATTGGAGCCGGCAGTAGAGCACCGCCCCGGCGCGCCACAGCCTCGTGGGCCCGTCCTCCTCGTTCACCACCGGACAGCGGTGGTAGAACGTGTTGAACGTCTGCGCGAGGCCGAACGCGTACTTGGCGAGCACGGACAGCTCGATCGCGCGGATCGACTGATCCGCGACCTCGTCGAGCCTGGCCGCCTCGAGCAGCAGGGCCCAGGTGGCGGTTGGGTCGCCCGCGCCGGCCAGGGGGCCGGCCGGCAGCGACGCGAGCGCCGCCGTCAGCGTCTCGTCGTTCAGGCCCTCCCGCTCGTACAGCTTGCGCAGGATGTTCGCCGCCCGCACCGCAGCGTACTGCACGTAGGGGCCGCTCTCGCCCTCGAAGCTCAGCGCCTCGTCGATGTCGAACGCGATGAGCTTTCCGCGGGAGTACTTGATCATGAAGTAGCGGATGGCGGCAGTGGCGATGGCCGTCGCGATTCGCGTGGCCTCGGCGCCGTCCGCCGGCAGATCGGCATGGCGCGCGACCACCTCCCCCCGCGCGGCCTCGGTGAGCCGATCGAGGAGGTCGTCCGCCTTCACGCCGAGCCCCTTGCGCCCGGAGACCTCGACGAACGGCCGGTCCGCCTGCGAATCGACGGCATGGCCGAGGGCGCGCGCCGTCGTCGGCGACAGCGCCACCATCTCGTACGAGACATGCACGGAGCGCTCCGCCTCGGCGGCGCGGCCGACGGCGGTGAGCGCCTGCTTCAGTAGCTGCTGGAGATAGGCCTGCCGTGTGTCGATGACGTTGTAGACGGCGTCGGCCCGGCCGAACGCCGCGCCGTCCGGCGCGGTCTCGCCGGCGCTCGACGTGGTCGACCAGAGCGGGCGGCCGGAGCGCTGCACGCCGTGCGGGCGATAGTGGAAGTCGCGCTCGAGCACCCCGAGCTTCCAGAACTGATAGGCGATGTCCTTGCCGACGTAGGTGACCGTCCCGTTCGAACGCACGATCACCTTGGCGCGCGACTTCGGCCCGCCTTCTCCGGCGCCGGGATCGTCTTCCGGCGGCGCGTTGCCGTCGAGCGGCATCACCCAGCAGCCGGCCTGGGGACCGGTGGTCTCGAGTCGCACCGCGCCCGTCTCCTTGAGCACGTCGAACGCGCGGGACCAGAAATGGAGGCGCAGGATGTCGCCCTCCCAGGTCAGCAGGTCGTACTCGACGTTCATCCGGTCCATCGTGGCCAGGTGGCAGCGGACGATGCGGTCGGCGACCAGGCGTCCGATCCGGGCCGTCGGGTCGGTGTCGGTCTCGAGGTCGTGCAGGGCGCCGGCCCTGTGGGCGAGCCGGTCCGCATCCTCCTCGTACCAGGCAGTCACCCGCGCGTACAGATCCCAGCAGTAGTGGTCGAAACGGGGCCGCTCGGCGAGCGCGGCCACCTCTTCGGGCGGCAGCCGCTCGAGTTGCTGGAGGCCGACGACCACGTCCGCCACCTGCACGCCGGTGTCGTCGATGTAGTTCTGCACTTCCACCGGGACGCCGAGAAACCGCAGGAGCCGGACCAGGGTGTCGCCGAGCGCGGCGTTGCGCAGGTGCCCGACGTGGGCCGCCTTGTTGGGATTGATCGCGGTGTGCTCGACGATGGCCTTGCGGATGCCCCGGCCGCCGCCCGTTGCGGAAGGCGGCGGCGCGAGCACGCGGCGGGCGAATCGGGCGCGGTCGAGGAAGATGTTGACGTAGCCGTTGGGCGCCGGCTCGACCCGCTCCACGCCGTCGATCGCGCCGAGGGCGCCGACGATCTCGGCGGCGATGGCGCGCGGCGCCTTGCGCAGCACCCGCGCGAGCTCGAACGCCACGGTGACGCCCAGATCGCCCATTGCACGATCCGGCGGGTACTGGATCGCGACGTCCGGCTGCCGGTCCGGGCCGAGCCCGTACAGTTCGAACAGCACGTCGCGCACGCGCGACCGCACGGCCGCGTGCATGCCGAGAATCATGGCGTGTGCTCCCGTGTGCAGACGAACGCCCGCCGCCGGCGCTCGGGCCGGGGCAGGACCTCACCGGCCATGGTAGGCGGCGATGGCCAGCGCGCGCGCATGGTCGGCCGGCGTGTTGACGTTGAAGAAGAGTGTGCCATCGGGATCGAACGGTGCGATGACGTCCGCGCCGATCTCGTGCCGCTGCAGCGCCTCCACCGCCGCGCTCGTCCGCAGCTTACCGGCCGCGACCCGGCGCTCGATGAGCGAGGCGCACGTCGCCCGATAGCAGGCGCAGAGGGGCTGGTAACCGTCGTCGGTGCGCGGGATCGTAACCTCCGCGGCGCGGTCCGCGCGCCACAGGCGGTCGAGGAACGCGGTGCTCAGAAAGGGCATGTCGCCGGCCACCACCAGCGTCCGCGGCGAGCGCGAGCCGCGCAGGGCCGCGTGCACGCCGCCGAGCGGGCCGGCGCCGCCCAGCACGTCCGGGTGCACGGGCACGCCGAGCCCGCCGTAGGTTGCACGGTCGTTCGCCACGATGAATACCTGATCGACCACCGGCCGGAGCACCGCCAGCAGGCGGTCGACGATGCGCCGGTCGCCAAGGGGAAGCAGCAGCTTGGGCCTGCCGCCGAACCGGCGCGCCCGGCCGCCGGCGAGGATGGCCGCCGTCGACATCGCCGACGGAAACCTTATCAGATCGCCGCGAGAGGCGGCGCGGGCGCGGGTACGCGTTGACACTGTCCGGGGGCTCGGCTACCGTGAGAGTAGCGTCACGTCCAGGGACCGACATGTCGATCAGGCAGGCCCGTCGTCGGATTAGGCGCGTGTTCCGGTGGGGCGCCGCCGTCTGGATGCTGATGGCGATGGCGGCGGTCTGGCCGGGCGCGCAGGAGGAAGCGGCCGGCCGGCCGGTCGTCTACGCCACCGAGGTCGAGGCGCTCATCCATCCCGTTTCCGCCGAGTACATCAGCCAGACGCTCGACGAAGCGGATCGCGCGGGCGCGGATCTAGTGGTCGTGATGCTGCGGACGCCGGGCGGGCTCGTCGATTCCACGCGCGAGATCAACACCCGGATCATCGAGGCGGAGACGCCGGTCGTCGTCTACGTCGGCCCGAGCGGCACCCGCGCCGCGTCGGCGGGCTTCCTGATCACCATCGCCGCCGACGTGGCGGTCATGGCGCCGGGAACGCACATAGGCGCCGCGCACCCGGTCTCCGGCACCGGCTCCGAGATGGACGAGACCGCGGCCGAGAAGGCGGCCTCGGACGTGGCGGCGTATGCGCGGTCGCTGGCGAGCCAGCGGCAACGCAACGTCGAGCTGGCCGAGAAGGCGGTCACCGAGAGCCTGTCGTTCACGGAACGCGAGGCCCTCGAGGCGGAGCCGCCGCTGATCGACCTCATCGCCTCGGATCTCGACGACCTGCTCGAGCAGCTCGACGGCCGCGAGGTGCGCCGCTGGGACGGCAGCGTCGAGGTCGTGCGAACGGCGGACGCGGAGATCGAGACCGTCGCGATGACTTGGCGGCAGAGGCTGTTGAGCGCCATCGCGCACCCGCAGATCGCGGTGCTGCTGTTCAGCCTGGGCAGCCTGGGACTGACCATCGAGCTCTGGAACCCCGGCGCCGCCGTGCCCGGCATCGTCGGCGCCGTCTGCCTGCTGCTCGCGTTCTTCGCGTTCCAGATCCTGCCCATCAACTACGTCGGTCTCCTGCTCATTCTGTTCGGGATGGTGCTGCTCGTGATCGAGATGTTCACGCCGACCTATGGCCTGCTGGCCGTCAGCGGCATCGTGAGCATGCTGTTCGGTGCGGTGATGCTGTTCGATTCCCCGGCCCCGGAGATGCAGCTCGGCTGGCCGTTCATCGTTTCCACGATGCTGGCGTTGGCGCTGGTCACTGGAGCGCTGGCCCGGTTGGGGATCAAGGCGCACCAGGTCCGCGCCGTCACCGGGGTGGACGGCATGGTCAACCGGGAAGGGCACGCGATCGACCCGATTCCGGCCGGCGGGCGGGGGAGGGTGTCGACGCGAGGTGAAATCTGGACGGCAGCCGCCGCGCCCGAGGCGGACATCGCCGGAGGCGACCCCGTGCAGGTGGTCGCGGTCCAGGGAATGGTGCTCACCGTACGGCGCGTGGGGCCGCCGTCAGAGGAAGGATCGGAGTCATGAACATCGGCCCGGAGTTCATCGTCCTGCTCGTCGTCCTGCTGTACCTGGCAAACTCCGTCAAGATCCTGAACGAGTACGAGCGGGCGGTGATATTCCGTCTCGGCAAGCTCTATCCCCGTCCGAAGGGGCCCGGCGTCATCCTGGTGTTCGCGCCGATCGACCGCATGGTCCGGGTCAGCCTGAGAACCATCGTCATGGACGTGCCCCCGCAGGACGTCATCACGAAGGACAACGTTTCGGTCAAGGTGAACGCCGTCGTCTACTTCCGCGTGATGGATCCGCAGCGGTCGGTGGTCGAGGTCGAGAACTTTCACTACGCGACGTCACAGCTCGCCCAGACGACGCTGCGCAGCGTGCTCGGTCAGGTGGAGCTGGACGGCCTGCTGTCGGAGCGCGAGCAGCTCAATCAGCAACTTCAGCAGATCCTGGATCTGCACACCGATCCCTGGGGCGTGAAGGTCTCGTCGGTCGAGGTCAAGCACGTCGACCTGCCGGTCGACATGCAGCGCGCGATGGCCGCGCAGGCGGAGGCCGAGCGCGAGAAGCGTGCTAAGATCATCCACGCCGACGGCGAGTTCATCGCTTCCGAGAAGCTGTCGCAGGCTGCCGAGGTCATCGGCAGGCAACCGTTGGCGGCTGTTCTTCGCTACCTGCAGACCTTGACGGAGATCGCCGGAGAGAAGAACTCCACCATCGTCTTTCCGCTGCCGATAGATCTGATGAGCGCATTGTCCGGCAAACGCGACGGGTGAGTGTGGCGCGAAGATCTTACGACGGGAACGGCTTCGGGGCGAAGCAAGTCTTCTTTCTGGCCATGACGAGCGCCGGCATGGCCGTGGTGGTGTTCCTGTTCGGGGTCATGGTGGGTCGCGGCGTGTCGGTCGTCGATATGATCACCGGCCACGGTTCTGCCAGCGCAAACGGAGAGGAACCGGTCGCTGCCGACGAGCGGCCCTCCCTGGTCAGCACCGGCCAGCGTGAGCCCTCGGTCGCGGCGACCCACGGCGCCGAGCTGTCGTACTACGAGCGGCTCGACGAGGATCGAGGGGTGGAGCTCGACGCCCGATTGCAGGCTCCGGAGCCGACGGCCGAAGCGGCGGATGCGCGCGGGGCCGGTGAGGCGCCGGCCGCATCGGCCGGCGCCGCCGCGCCGTTCAGCGGATACTCGATCCACCTCACGACGCTGCGTGAGGGCGCCGCCGCCCACCGCATGGCGCAGGGGCTCGTCGACAGGGGCTATCCCGCGTTCGTCGTCGCCCCGGTAGCGGGCGCGCCCGTGCAGGTGTTCCGGGTTCGCGTCGGGACCTACGCGGACCGGGAGGAGGCCGAGCGCGTCCTGCGGCGGCTCGAAGAGGAAGAGTCGTTCAAACCCTGGATCACGCGCCAGTAACCTGCGCCGTGCCCTCCCTGCCGCTTGCCGCCCTCTCGGGCGTGCTGCTGTTTCTGAGCTTTCCGAACCTGGGCCATCCGGCTGTCGCGTGGCTGGCCGTGGTGCCCCTGCTCGTCGCGGTGGCCCGGGCGAACCCGTGGCAGGGGTTGCGCCTCGGCGCGGTTACCGGCGTCGTGCACTTTGCGGGCACGCTCTACTGGATTCCCGCCGTCATGGTCGACTACGGCGGGTTGCCGGCCGCCGCCGCCTGGCCCGTGCACGCGCTGCTGGTAGCTTTCCTGGCGCTGTTTCCCGCGCTCTTCGCGGCAGGGGTGGCCGACCTGGCCGTCCGCTTCGGAACGCGGGGGCTGCTGTTCGCGCCCGCATTGTGGGTGACGACGGAGTTGGGGCGCATGCATCTCTTCACCGGGTTTCCCTGGGCGTTGCTCGGCTACAGCCAGGTGCCGTTTGCCGCCGTCGCCCAGACGGCGAGCATCGCCGGCGTGCTCGGCGTGTCGGCGTTGGTGGTTCTGGTGAACGCGACCATCGCGTACGCCGTCGTGGCGGCGCCGGGCACGAGACGCACGCCGGTCCTGGCGACCGCTGCCGTGGTCTTGGCCGCCGTGGCGTTCGGCGCCTGGCGCATCGCGGACGGGTCTCTGCTGCGGGCCGGGGATCCGTTGCGGGTGGCGGCGCTCCAGGGCAACGTCCGCCAGGACGAGAAGTGGAATCCGCTGCGCGGCGACGCCATTCTCGACACCTATCTCGACCAGACGCGGCGCGCGGCCGCCGCGGGGGCCGGGCTGGTGGTCTGGCCGGAGTCCGCGACGCCGTTCGCGCTCGATCGGGATCCGCGCGGCGAGGCGGTGCGCGCCGTGGCGCGTGAGACCGCGGCGCATCTCCTCGTCGGCACGACCGAGGTCGTGCGGGAGGGCGGCACGCGGTACTACAATGCCGCCTACCTGATCGAGCCGGAGGCGGGATCGACGTCCGGTGTGTATCGCAAGCAGCGCCTGGTGCCGTTCGGGGAGTATGTGCCGCTGCGGCAGGCGCTCTTCTTCGTGTCGCCGCTGGTGGAGTCGGTGGCCGGTTTTTCCGCCGGCACGGAGCCCCGGACGCTGCCGGTCGGCGGAAGCGCGGTGGGCACCGCCATCTGCTACGAGATCATCTATCCTGGTCTGGTGCGGGATTTCGTGCTCCGCGGCAGCCGCTTGCTGTCCACGGTCACGAACGACGCCTGGTACGGCCGCTCGGCCGCTCCGTACCAGCACTTTCAGCAGGCGACGATGCGGGCGATCGAGCAGGGGCGTTTCCTCGTGCGTGCCGCGAACACCGGCATCAGCGGCGTGATCGATCCCTATGGCCGGGTGCTGGCGCGGTCCGGGCTCTTCGAGCCCGCGGTGGTGGTCGAGGACGTGCGGCTGCTCGATGCGCTCACGGTCTACGGGCGATTCGGGGACGCGCCCGCCTATGCCGGCGCGGCAATCGCCGCCCTCGCCCTGTGGGGTGGGCGGCGGCGCCGGATTCGTGGTTGATGGGACGGAGGCAGACTCGTGGCGATAGCCCTGGACGAGAACGTTCGCCGGTATCAGGATCTGGTCAAGCGCGCGGCTGACTTGCGGAGCTATCTTTGACCCCGCCGCCGTCGAGTCCGAGATGGCGGAGCTGGAGCGGCAGGCCGCCGCGCCGGACTTCTGGAACGACCAGGCCGCCGCGCAGCGCGTGCTGCAGCGGCGCCGCCGGCTGCAGGAGGACTTCGACCTTGCCGAGTCGCTGCGCCGCAAGGCCGACGATCTCGCAGTGCTGTTCGAGTGGGCCGATCAGGGCGAGGACGTAGCCGGAGACCTCGCGGCGGGACTCGTCGACCTGC contains these protein-coding regions:
- a CDS encoding slipin family protein encodes the protein MNIGPEFIVLLVVLLYLANSVKILNEYERAVIFRLGKLYPRPKGPGVILVFAPIDRMVRVSLRTIVMDVPPQDVITKDNVSVKVNAVVYFRVMDPQRSVVEVENFHYATSQLAQTTLRSVLGQVELDGLLSEREQLNQQLQQILDLHTDPWGVKVSSVEVKHVDLPVDMQRAMAAQAEAEREKRAKIIHADGEFIASEKLSQAAEVIGRQPLAAVLRYLQTLTEIAGEKNSTIVFPLPIDLMSALSGKRDG
- a CDS encoding SPOR domain-containing protein, which encodes MARRSYDGNGFGAKQVFFLAMTSAGMAVVVFLFGVMVGRGVSVVDMITGHGSASANGEEPVAADERPSLVSTGQREPSVAATHGAELSYYERLDEDRGVELDARLQAPEPTAEAADARGAGEAPAASAGAAAPFSGYSIHLTTLREGAAAHRMAQGLVDRGYPAFVVAPVAGAPVQVFRVRVGTYADREEAERVLRRLEEEESFKPWITRQ
- a CDS encoding molybdenum cofactor guanylyltransferase, producing the protein MSTAAILAGGRARRFGGRPKLLLPLGDRRIVDRLLAVLRPVVDQVFIVANDRATYGGLGVPVHPDVLGGAGPLGGVHAALRGSRSPRTLVVAGDMPFLSTAFLDRLWRADRAAEVTIPRTDDGYQPLCACYRATCASLIERRVAAGKLRTSAAVEALQRHEIGADVIAPFDPDGTLFFNVNTPADHARALAIAAYHGR
- a CDS encoding arginine--tRNA ligase, whose translation is MHAAVRSRVRDVLFELYGLGPDRQPDVAIQYPPDRAMGDLGVTVAFELARVLRKAPRAIAAEIVGALGAIDGVERVEPAPNGYVNIFLDRARFARRVLAPPPSATGGGRGIRKAIVEHTAINPNKAAHVGHLRNAALGDTLVRLLRFLGVPVEVQNYIDDTGVQVADVVVGLQQLERLPPEEVAALAERPRFDHYCWDLYARVTAWYEEDADRLAHRAGALHDLETDTDPTARIGRLVADRIVRCHLATMDRMNVEYDLLTWEGDILRLHFWSRAFDVLKETGAVRLETTGPQAGCWVMPLDGNAPPEDDPGAGEGGPKSRAKVIVRSNGTVTYVGKDIAYQFWKLGVLERDFHYRPHGVQRSGRPLWSTTSSAGETAPDGAAFGRADAVYNVIDTRQAYLQQLLKQALTAVGRAAEAERSVHVSYEMVALSPTTARALGHAVDSQADRPFVEVSGRKGLGVKADDLLDRLTEAARGEVVARHADLPADGAEATRIATAIATAAIRYFMIKYSRGKLIAFDIDEALSFEGESGPYVQYAAVRAANILRKLYEREGLNDETLTAALASLPAGPLAGAGDPTATWALLLEAARLDEVADQSIRAIELSVLAKYAFGLAQTFNTFYHRCPVVNEEDGPTRLWRAGAVLYCRLQLTRALALMGCEVPPRM
- a CDS encoding biotin--[acetyl-CoA-carboxylase] ligase gives rise to the protein MNGKPAALPPDLAAALAARPELGAAAVRYFPELASTNDTAAALAAAGAADGTVVLADRQTAGRGRRGRAWDSPSAAGLYLSVVLRGRQSPVITLLAGVAVAEAVQGTAGVAVDLKWPNDVVAPPAGGRSASLGPKVAGILTEVVPAESERDDATVIGIGVNVRTRAFPAALAGRAAALESLAGRRVAGFALCADLLVRLARWRRRLAAEGDAFVVARWRALAPSSRGAPVSWDAGGTCRRGVTAGVDDGGALLVSCGGRTERIVGGEVRWE
- a CDS encoding type III pantothenate kinase, whose amino-acid sequence is MLLAIDVGNTNVVLGLFAGAALERRWRLATLPDRTADELWVLVSRLLAEHEVDPARIDGVVMSSVVPALTRAVSDMIGRGLGQDVLRVDAGNAGLPVGYENPAEVGADRLVNGVAAVRMYGDAARPIVVVDFGTATTFDVISAGGEYRGGVICPGIEISADALYHRAAQLPRVEVRKPAAVIGRSTVASMQSGLFYGYVAMVEGIVQRLRDEIEGGDGLLCIGTGGLAGDIAAETSLIDHVEPDLTLAGLRFVWERIREGGVG
- the lnt gene encoding apolipoprotein N-acyltransferase, whose product is MPSLPLAALSGVLLFLSFPNLGHPAVAWLAVVPLLVAVARANPWQGLRLGAVTGVVHFAGTLYWIPAVMVDYGGLPAAAAWPVHALLVAFLALFPALFAAGVADLAVRFGTRGLLFAPALWVTTELGRMHLFTGFPWALLGYSQVPFAAVAQTASIAGVLGVSALVVLVNATIAYAVVAAPGTRRTPVLATAAVVLAAVAFGAWRIADGSLLRAGDPLRVAALQGNVRQDEKWNPLRGDAILDTYLDQTRRAAAAGAGLVVWPESATPFALDRDPRGEAVRAVARETAAHLLVGTTEVVREGGTRYYNAAYLIEPEAGSTSGVYRKQRLVPFGEYVPLRQALFFVSPLVESVAGFSAGTEPRTLPVGGSAVGTAICYEIIYPGLVRDFVLRGSRLLSTVTNDAWYGRSAAPYQHFQQATMRAIEQGRFLVRAANTGISGVIDPYGRVLARSGLFEPAVVVEDVRLLDALTVYGRFGDAPAYAGAAIAALALWGGRRRRIRG
- the nadC gene encoding carboxylating nicotinate-nucleotide diphosphorylase; this translates as MTGAAFAPLDPADYRDVVRRALDEDLAGGDVTSDATTTPGQRGRGEIRAKQACLLAGSEVAAEVFRQRDAKAVMRWRRRDGESCAAGEVIATVEGLAAALLSAERTALNFLQRLSGIATVARRYVAAADGRTTILDTRKTTPTLRALEKYAVRAGGATNHRYGLGDGLLIKDNHVRLAGSVSEAVRRARAVARGMPVEVETQSLAEVDEALDAGADVVLIDNLSDARTGEAIARCRGRARTEVSGGVTLGRLPALAALAPTYVSVGALTHSAPAVDISFEMAPGS
- a CDS encoding nodulation protein NfeD, with translation MFRWGAAVWMLMAMAAVWPGAQEEAAGRPVVYATEVEALIHPVSAEYISQTLDEADRAGADLVVVMLRTPGGLVDSTREINTRIIEAETPVVVYVGPSGTRAASAGFLITIAADVAVMAPGTHIGAAHPVSGTGSEMDETAAEKAASDVAAYARSLASQRQRNVELAEKAVTESLSFTEREALEAEPPLIDLIASDLDDLLEQLDGREVRRWDGSVEVVRTADAEIETVAMTWRQRLLSAIAHPQIAVLLFSLGSLGLTIELWNPGAAVPGIVGAVCLLLAFFAFQILPINYVGLLLILFGMVLLVIEMFTPTYGLLAVSGIVSMLFGAVMLFDSPAPEMQLGWPFIVSTMLALALVTGALARLGIKAHQVRAVTGVDGMVNREGHAIDPIPAGGRGRVSTRGEIWTAAAAPEADIAGGDPVQVVAVQGMVLTVRRVGPPSEEGSES